The DNA window tcaagcaagcaagcaagcaagttGGACTTGTTGCTGTGTCCTTCTCTGGCTCTATTTCAAGTTGGAACGCTTGAGTACAACAGTACTCCTTTCAATCCCTTGAGAATAAGGCAGTGGCAGAAGCACCTGCCGGAACTTGTTCTGCTGCAGATAATTTTGGAAGAGGCTATGGCTGTGGGGTTGGCAATTACAAGTGATGGAGGAAACTACAATGGCAGGATGACACCGTTCGTGGTCTTGTCTTGCATGATGGCTGCCATGGGAGGAGTCATATTTGGCTATGATATTGGAATTTCAGGTTTCTTCAGTAGCAATTTTGTTTCAATGTTTCATCGTCGAGAACAAAAAAATCTTTGATGAAATGATGCATGAACAAGTGTTGAGTGAAGTAGGCATACAGGTGTTGAGTTATATTCCAACTTTTATAGTTCCAACATAAGAATTTCCTATATTTTTCGTTAATTTCTGGTAAGTTTCGAGTCTTCTTAGAGATGCAAAGAGTAAAATTCTGTGAAGGAAGTTTTGTTGATAACTGATAAACTAATTTGATCCCCAAATTCTGTGAAGGAATAAATGTGTATTTGTTAATCATTGCTATGAACTTGTTGAGTGATCAGAAGTCCTAACTTGTTTTGGCAATTTTGAAGGCGGGGTGACCTCTATGGAGCCATTTCTAAAGAAATTCTTCCCAGATGTCTACACTAAAATGAAAGAGGACACCAAAACAAGCAACTATTGTAAATTCGACAGCCAACTCTTGACGTTATTCACCTCTTCACTCTATCTAGCTGGCCTCGTTGCTTCATTCTGTGCTTCATCACTCACTCGAGCTTTTGGGCGCAAGGCATCGATCCTTACTGGAGGAGCTGCTTTCCTTTCTGGAGCAGCTCTTGGTGGCGCTGCATACAATGTGTACATGATTATATTTGGAAGAATTTTGCTTGGAATAGGTGTTGGTTTTGCAAACCAGGTGGGATGCATCAGCTGTCAGTCCTTCCGCATAATAATAAAGGAAACAAATGAGCTTATGAATGGGTCTAGTTCAATTTATCAATCTTAATTTCTTTTCAGCTTACACGTATACGTTGTCCTCTACCAATCTTCAGGCTGTTCCACTATACCTGTCAGAAATGGCGCCAGCCAAATTCAGGGGAGCAATCAACAACAGCTTTCAACTAAGCATCGGCATTGGAGCCTTAATAGCCAATTTGATTAACTATGGCACTGAAAAGATAAAAGATGGACGGGGATGGCGAATCTCGCTTGCTCTGGCTGCGGTCCCAGCATTTATTCTGACTCTAGGTGCCCTTTTTCTTCCAGAAACTCCGAATAGTATACTTCAGCACAGCAACAATCATGAAAAGGCCAAGAGGATACTGCAAAGAGTCAGAGGCACCGAAGATGTCCAAGCAGAATTTGATGATCTTATAAAAGCTGGTGAGATTTCTAAAACCATTAAGCATCCTTTCAAAAACATCATTCAGAGGAGATACAGGCCTCAACTTGTCATGTCAGTAGCGATACCATTCTTCCAGCAAGTGACGGGGATTAATGTGATCGCTTTCTACGCTCCAATACTTTTTCGCACAATTGGCTTGAAAGAAAGTGCATCACTCTTGTCCGCTGCAGTGACTGGATCTGTAGGTATTTGCACCACCTTCATATCAATGTTGGTCGTTGACAAAGTTGGCCGAAGGTTTCTGCTGATAAACGGTGGCATTTGTATGTTTGTCATGCAAATTTTAGTGGGGGGAGTTATGGCGGCAAAGCTGGGGGATCATGGTGGATTGAGCAAAGGGCATGCCTTTCTAGTTTTGGTGTTGATCTGCTTATATGTTGCTGGATTTGGATTGTCATGGGGTCCGTTAGGATGGTTAATTCCCAGTGAAATTTTTCCTCTTGAGATACGATCAGCTGGACAAAGTATCAATGTTGCAGTCAACTTTTTGTTCACTTTCATTGTTGGACAAACTTTTCTATCAATGCTTTGCCATTTCAAGTGTgggcttttcttcttctttggagGCTGGGTTGCGCTCATGACCGCATTTGTTTACCTCTTATTGCCAGAAACCAAGAATGTGCCGATCGAGCAGATGGAAAGAGTTTGGAGGAAACACTGGTTTTGGAACAAAATAGTAGAAGTAGACAACGAAGTGATCAACAAGACTGAGGCCTAAAAGGATTCTCTCAGAACCCAAACTGTTATTCACTTGAATCAACATGTTATCAATGCACCACAATTTGATGTACTAAACGCAAATACTCATTTTGCTTCAGTTCGAAATACAATTTCAGAAACATCAAAAACTCCGCCGCTAATGTACAATAAAATTACAATATTGCATATACAGGCGCTTAAACATTCTTGTTAAGCACAACATAGCAATTGGAATTGCTAAAGTTCTTATTTCTACTTCTCCAGCATCTCCATGGACCAAAGGTAATGGCAATTCGGATGCCATTGTTAAGTCTTTTGCCATTACTACAAGTTTCATGCCGCTATTGAGGATTAGGAGGGCGGCTATTTGCATTAGAAACACGGGATCCCCATTCAAGCAATTCTTTGCTGGTGTCATCTTTGTGAACCAGAACCTCAATAAAGCATAAGGAGTCCTTATGTGTGCCTGTTGCCGTTGCAATTGCTTCTGTCAGCTCATCCTCAGTTCT is part of the Coffea eugenioides isolate CCC68of chromosome 6, Ceug_1.0, whole genome shotgun sequence genome and encodes:
- the LOC113775085 gene encoding hexose carrier protein HEX6-like; amino-acid sequence: MAVGLAITSDGGNYNGRMTPFVVLSCMMAAMGGVIFGYDIGISGGVTSMEPFLKKFFPDVYTKMKEDTKTSNYCKFDSQLLTLFTSSLYLAGLVASFCASSLTRAFGRKASILTGGAAFLSGAALGGAAYNVYMIIFGRILLGIGVGFANQAVPLYLSEMAPAKFRGAINNSFQLSIGIGALIANLINYGTEKIKDGRGWRISLALAAVPAFILTLGALFLPETPNSILQHSNNHEKAKRILQRVRGTEDVQAEFDDLIKAGEISKTIKHPFKNIIQRRYRPQLVMSVAIPFFQQVTGINVIAFYAPILFRTIGLKESASLLSAAVTGSVGICTTFISMLVVDKVGRRFLLINGGICMFVMQILVGGVMAAKLGDHGGLSKGHAFLVLVLICLYVAGFGLSWGPLGWLIPSEIFPLEIRSAGQSINVAVNFLFTFIVGQTFLSMLCHFKCGLFFFFGGWVALMTAFVYLLLPETKNVPIEQMERVWRKHWFWNKIVEVDNEVINKTEA